CGGCTTCGTGGGCCGCTTTTGTTGACGCCACGCGTTGATCTTGACCGAGCCGACAGGGACGGAGTCGAATGGCGTCGCACCGGAACGGACTACGCCTCTCGAGACAAACCCCATGCTGAGCGCCGTTTGGTTTCGCGTGCTCCTGGTTGCCTTGGCCGGCGCCTGCGGAGCGCTGGCGCGCTGGGGAACCGGATATTTGGTGCAATCTTCGCTCGGCCGCACCTGGCCGCTGGGCACGCTGGTCGTCAACGCGCTGGGCTGCATCGTCTTTGGCGCCGCCATGGGCTACATCAAGCCTGAGCAGATGCAGCAACCGGGCGATGAAGTGATGCGACTGGTCCTGCTGACCGGCTTTTGCGGGGCGTATACGACTTACAGCACCTTCGCCTTCGACGTTTACGAGCTCTGGATTAGCCGCGGGCCTTGGTGGGCCGTCGGAAACATCGCCGCTCAACTTATCGCCGGTCTGACGGCGATCGTCCTGGGCGTGGCCATGGGGCGCGCGGTCGGTTAGCGTTGAACTTGCCGCAACAATCGTTTGCGTTGCCGCTCCCCGCAACTAGCATGTGCTATGGCGTGCATCAGGACATCGCGGTCGGAATCGCTCGGAAAATGCTCCCGGAATAGGCATCCATGACCTCTAGACGAGCCCGATCGGGGCGCAAACTGTGGGAACAGCTCGAATCGCGGGTGCTGCTCAACGGCACGGCGCTGCTGCCCGATTTGATTCCCTGGGCCGATGAACATTTGGGATTGATGGACGACTGGACGGTCGAAGCCCAGGGCGACGGCCGCACGTTGCTGTTGCTTTCGACCGCGACGGCGAATGTCGGCGCCGGACCGCTGGAATTGAACGGCGGCGCGGCGCACGAAAACGGCACGCAGGACGTCTTTCAGCGCATCGAGTTGAGCGACGGCTCGCACGAAGAACGCCTCGCCGGGGAGTTCGAATACCATCCCGAGCATGACCACGTCCACTTCGCAGGCTTCGCGGAATACAACCTCCGCGCATTGACGTCCGAAAACGGCGTCGGCGACGTGGTCGCGACGGGCGGCAAGACCAGCTTCTGCGTGCTTGATTTGCTGGACTACGACTTGACGCTGCCCGGAGCGCCCGACGAGCCGGCCTTCGCCGAATGCGACACGACGCAAGGTTTGTCCGTCGGGTGGGCCGACATTTACGATCGTGAACTTCCCGATCAATGGATCGATGTAACCGGCGTTCCCGAGGGCGCCTATTGGCTGGAAGTGGTCGTCGATCCCGAGAATCGGCTGCGGGAAAGCGACGACAGCAATAATACTGCGCGTATTTTGATCGACCTCCAAGCGCCGCGACCGCTCGAGCCTGACGCCTTCGAACCGAACGACGCGCGGGCATCCGCCGCAAGTCTGGGGGCCGGCCCCGTGCAGTTGGAGCATCTTTCCATCCATGCGCCAGGCAACCAGGATTGGTTCAAATGGACGGCGACGGCGGCCGGCTCGGTCGACATCATCGCCAACTTCCGTCACGCGGCGGGTGATATCGACCTGTTCGTGTACGATGCATCGGGCCGGCTGATCGATGCCTCGCAAGGCGCCGAGAATTCCGAAAAGATCACGCTCACTTTGACCGCCGGCGAAGCGATCTTCGTTAAGGTGGTTGGATTCGACAACGCCGTGAATGCGGAATACGCGCTCTCGATCGACGTGGACGGCACGCTAGTGCTTCCCGACGCTTGGGAGTCTAACGACAACTTCGCCACGGCCTCCCACTTGGATCCGCTGACGCAAACCATCACCGACTTGAGCCTGCATTCGGAGACGGACGAAGACTATTTCCGCTGGACTTCGCCCGCCAGCGGCCGCCTGACCTTGAAATCGACCTTCGACCACGATCCGGCTCACGTCGAACTCAGCGTCTACGACATGCTGCACTCGCTGATCGGCGAATCGACCAGCAAACCCGGTCTGGCCGAATTGGCGATCGACGTAGTTCATGGTCAGTTGCTGTATTTTCGCGTCGCGAACGCGAGCGCGACGAGCCTGCCCGGCTACGAACTTGCCATCGCGCTTGCACCGCTGCTACACGGCGACACCGATCACAACGGCCAGGTCGATGTGACCGATCTGAACGCGGTCAGAAACCACTTCGGCGCGAACGGCGAACATCTGGCCGGCGACGCCGATTTCGACGGCGACGTCGATGTGACGGACCTGAACGCGGTGAGAAACAACTTCGGCGGGAGTTTGCCGGAGGAGACGATGGTTGCGGCAGTCGTGGCGATTGGCGGGCAAGCGGAACGGAGAAGCGATGTTTTTGCAGTTGACCTCTTGGCGCGGATTGAGACTCCGACGCATCATTTATCCGACGCTATCCGTGACTTTTTTGACGCCCGCGTCCGTCAGCATTTCAGATGGCGTCCCTCGCCCGGCGCGTACGACGTATAATTCAGGATGAGACGCGTTGTCGCCCAAGGAAAAAACGATGAACAAATTGACTCGTATCACCTTCGACCCTCTCGTCATGGGCGGAAAGCCTTGCATTCGCGGCATGCGAGTAACGGTCGGCACGGTCGTGGGACTCATTGCCAGCGGCTATACGAAGCAAGAAATTCTGAAAGACTACCCATACCTCGAAGCGGAGGATATCCGCGAAGCGCTTACCTATGCGGCTTGGCGCGCAGAGGAAATTGAGGCGCCGGTTGTGCGGCCATGAAATTCCTAATTGACATGAACCTTTCGCCGAATTGGGAACAGGCTTTTGCCGCGGAAGGTTGGGGCGCGATTCATTGGAGCCAGGTCGGCGTTCCCTCTGCCGAAGACGACGTCATCATGAGTTATGCTCGTGATCATGGCCTCATTGTCTTCACGAACGATCTTGACTTCGGCACAATGCTCGCGCTAAATCGAGCTGGCTGTCCGAGCGTGGTGCAGGTGAGAACGCAGAACCTGCGCACGAACTATCTCGGACCACTACTGTTTCCGATTCTGCGCGCATACGAAATCCAATTGCTGGACGGCGCATTGCTCGTAATCGACGAGGCGCAGTCCCGAATACGACTGCTACCGCTGCGTCCATGAGAACGTAGCGCCTTACCGTTCGCTCGTCGCCAATGGTGGCAGCCACGAGGTCATGTAGTACGCCCTCGGCGTCGATAGATCCAGCAGCTTCGCCAAGTCCTCGTAACGGCTCGCGGTGGCCGTCGGGCCGAGAAACACGTCCGTCAGCTTCATCATCCGCTGGTATTTGACCACTCGCACTTCCTCGGCGCGGATATTCGCCAACTCCGCGGCGCGCTCCACGGCCGCGGCAAGGAAACCTTCGCGGTCCGCCAGGCCGTTTTCGAGCGCCTGTTTCGCCGTGAAAACCTGGCCGGTGGCCAACTTGTCCAAATCCGCCGGGTTGTCGCGAAACTTCGGCCGACCTGCTTTGATGATGTCTTTGAAGCGCAAGAAGCTGTCGTCCACGAGCGCCTGAAGAATTCCCCGTTCTTCCTCGGTCATCTGCTTGGTGAAGCTGCCGAGATCCTTGAGCGGATGGCTTTTCACCGAATCGTTTTCGACGTTCCATTCCTTCATCAGGTTGGCCACGTTGTAGTGCGGAATGATCACGCCGATCGAACCGGTCCACGTCGTCGGTTCCACGAAGATCGAATCCTTCTCGTCCCCCACGGCCATCGCGACGTAGTACCCGCCGCTAGCCGCGATGCCGCCCATGCTGACCACCATCGGCAGCTTGCGCTCCTCACGCAGTTTCTTCAATTCGTGATAGAGCTGATCGCTGGCCGTCACGCTGCCGCCGGGAGAATCCACGCGCAAGACGACGGCTTTCACGTGCTCGTCTTGCCGCACCTGGTCGATCTGCGATTTGACAAAGCCTTCGCCATCCAAAATTGCGCCGTCCACTGTGATCACGGCGATCTTATCCGGCGAGCGCCAGTCCCCCTCGACGAACTTTTCCTCCAGCGACGTGCCGGTTTGAAAATAGCTGTGGAACATCGTGTACATGCTGAAATTCGCAATCAGCGAGATCATCAGTGCCACGGACACCCCGCGGCTGAACAGCCAACGGAACAAACCCGGCCGCGGCGGCGGGCCGTAGTGAATCGGGCGCTCGACCACCATCTGGGCGGGAACGATCGGAGCGGCATGCGAGGCGGCGGGCTGATACGGCAATTCCATCGGACGAACTTTCGAAACAAGATTGCGAAATGTCGAGCGTGCCCGGACATTGTACGCGATGGCAGGCGCGCACCAACAGGCGCGGCGCCGCGTATTACTGGCCAGTTCCATCCCACCGGAGGATCGCCATGCGCTTTAACTTCAGTATCAAGTCGCTGATGTTGCTTTCGGCCGTGATTGCGGTCGCCCTTGGCACACTCTCCGGCCAATCCCCCTGGTGGAGCACTGTCCAGGACTCGATCGTCTGGGGAACGCTCCTCTACGCAGTCATCGCCGCCTGGGCCGCGCGCGGCGCCAAGCAGCAATTCGCCCGAGGTTACGCGGTCGCCGGCATTCTCTATTTTTTGATGGCCTTCGACCATTCGTACCGGAGTCTGCCTGGACCGCAACACGCCACGGATCAAGTCGCCCGGCGTGTTTACGAGGTCGTAGAAAATTTGCGCTTCCGAGGATGGATCGACGGAGGTCCGACAGACCAAGAAATCCAGCAGATCCTCCTGCGGCGCCAGGCCGGTCAGCCGACGACCTGGGGCCAATGTTTGATTGGACCCAACGCACGGCGAACTGCCTGATGACCATGGCAGTCGGCTGCTTCGGCGGCTGGCTGTTCCGTTCACTCGCCTCGAACACCGCGAAGGAAGTCTCCGCGGCCACCTAGCAACCGCGCCGACGGCCAACTACACTCCCGGTGACCAGCAACTAAGCTGTGGGAGGCGTCTCCGACGCCGATGGAGTGGACGTCGCCGGTGGGACACACATCGGACGCCAATGCCCAACGTGTCGGCGTCGGAGACGCCTCCCACAGATTTGAACTTCTCCTCGGTTTAGCTAGCGGAGCGGACTCATGTCGCGCACGATCACGATTCTCACCTTGGCACTGCTCGCTTGTGTTGCAGCTACGGTCACCCGCGCCGCGGAACCTGTCTTCCGCGCCGAGCTGGTCTTCCCGCTCCACCCGCAACACAATCATGCGCCCGGCATCGCCGAAGCGCCGAACGGCGACTTGATCGTCTCGTGGTATCGCGGGTCCGGCGAGCGCAAGGCCGACGACGTGGCCGTCTTCGGTTCGCGCCAGCGGAGGGGCGAAACTGCTTGGAGCGACGCTTTTCTGATGGTCGATACGCCCGGCTTTCCGGACGGCAACACGGCGCTTTGGGTCGACCGCAAGGGACGGCTGTGGCTGTTCTGGCCGGTGGTAATCGCCAACTCCTGGGAATCGTGCCTCACGCAGTATCTCGTGTCGGACGAGTACAGCGCCGATGGCTGTCCCAAGTGGTCGTGGCGCGGGTCGATCTTCTTGAAGCCCGAACGCTTCGCCGAGCGCATACTTGCCGGACTGAAAGAACGCCTGGCCCTGGGCAAAGTTGGCGAAGAAGAAAAGAAAGTCGCCGCGTACGTCGAAGAACACGTCGTGGATAAACTTTCCTCGCGCCTCGGCTGGCAAACGCGTTGCAAGCCAACGGTGCTGCCCAGTGGCCGCATCTTGTTGCCACTCTATACGGACCTCTACTCGGTCTCGTTGATGGCGATCAGCGACGACGGCGGCGAAACCTGGTTCGGCAGCGAGCCGCTGGCGGGCTTCGGCAACATCCAACCGGCGGTGTTGCGCCGCGACGACGGCACGCTGGTGGCCTACATGCGCGAGAACGGCCCGCTCGAAAAAATCCGCGCGGCGGAATCCAAGGACGACGGGATGTCCTGGGGCCCAGTCGGCACCATCGACCTGCCGAACCCCGGCGCTGGCATTGACGCCGTCCGGCTCGCCAACGGCCACTGGGCCATGATCTACAACGACACCACGAGCGGCCGCAACAGCCTGGCGGTCTCCATTTCCACCGACGAAGGCCGCACCTGGCCCCATACCCGGCATCTGGAAAAACAGGAGCAAGGCTCGTATCACTACCCGGCCATCATTCAGGGCCAGGATGGAATGTTGCACTTCGTGTACAGCTACTTCGTCGAGGAAGGCAAAAGCATGAAGCACGCGGTGGCGAACGAAGAGTGGGTACTGGCGGGGGATTGAGGTAGC
The Planctomycetia bacterium DNA segment above includes these coding regions:
- a CDS encoding DUF433 domain-containing protein, with translation MNKLTRITFDPLVMGGKPCIRGMRVTVGTVVGLIASGYTKQEILKDYPYLEAEDIREALTYAAWRAEEIEAPVVRP
- the sppA gene encoding signal peptide peptidase SppA; this encodes MELPYQPAASHAAPIVPAQMVVERPIHYGPPPRPGLFRWLFSRGVSVALMISLIANFSMYTMFHSYFQTGTSLEEKFVEGDWRSPDKIAVITVDGAILDGEGFVKSQIDQVRQDEHVKAVVLRVDSPGGSVTASDQLYHELKKLREERKLPMVVSMGGIAASGGYYVAMAVGDEKDSIFVEPTTWTGSIGVIIPHYNVANLMKEWNVENDSVKSHPLKDLGSFTKQMTEEERGILQALVDDSFLRFKDIIKAGRPKFRDNPADLDKLATGQVFTAKQALENGLADREGFLAAAVERAAELANIRAEEVRVVKYQRMMKLTDVFLGPTATASRYEDLAKLLDLSTPRAYYMTSWLPPLATSER
- a CDS encoding lysyl oxidase family protein — encoded protein: MTSRRARSGRKLWEQLESRVLLNGTALLPDLIPWADEHLGLMDDWTVEAQGDGRTLLLLSTATANVGAGPLELNGGAAHENGTQDVFQRIELSDGSHEERLAGEFEYHPEHDHVHFAGFAEYNLRALTSENGVGDVVATGGKTSFCVLDLLDYDLTLPGAPDEPAFAECDTTQGLSVGWADIYDRELPDQWIDVTGVPEGAYWLEVVVDPENRLRESDDSNNTARILIDLQAPRPLEPDAFEPNDARASAASLGAGPVQLEHLSIHAPGNQDWFKWTATAAGSVDIIANFRHAAGDIDLFVYDASGRLIDASQGAENSEKITLTLTAGEAIFVKVVGFDNAVNAEYALSIDVDGTLVLPDAWESNDNFATASHLDPLTQTITDLSLHSETDEDYFRWTSPASGRLTLKSTFDHDPAHVELSVYDMLHSLIGESTSKPGLAELAIDVVHGQLLYFRVANASATSLPGYELAIALAPLLHGDTDHNGQVDVTDLNAVRNHFGANGEHLAGDADFDGDVDVTDLNAVRNNFGGSLPEETMVAAVVAIGGQAERRSDVFAVDLLARIETPTHHLSDAIRDFFDARVRQHFRWRPSPGAYDV
- the crcB gene encoding fluoride efflux transporter CrcB gives rise to the protein MLSAVWFRVLLVALAGACGALARWGTGYLVQSSLGRTWPLGTLVVNALGCIVFGAAMGYIKPEQMQQPGDEVMRLVLLTGFCGAYTTYSTFAFDVYELWISRGPWWAVGNIAAQLIAGLTAIVLGVAMGRAVG
- a CDS encoding sialidase family protein, with protein sequence MSRTITILTLALLACVAATVTRAAEPVFRAELVFPLHPQHNHAPGIAEAPNGDLIVSWYRGSGERKADDVAVFGSRQRRGETAWSDAFLMVDTPGFPDGNTALWVDRKGRLWLFWPVVIANSWESCLTQYLVSDEYSADGCPKWSWRGSIFLKPERFAERILAGLKERLALGKVGEEEKKVAAYVEEHVVDKLSSRLGWQTRCKPTVLPSGRILLPLYTDLYSVSLMAISDDGGETWFGSEPLAGFGNIQPAVLRRDDGTLVAYMRENGPLEKIRAAESKDDGMSWGPVGTIDLPNPGAGIDAVRLANGHWAMIYNDTTSGRNSLAVSISTDEGRTWPHTRHLEKQEQGSYHYPAIIQGQDGMLHFVYSYFVEEGKSMKHAVANEEWVLAGD
- a CDS encoding DUF5615 family PIN-like protein encodes the protein MKFLIDMNLSPNWEQAFAAEGWGAIHWSQVGVPSAEDDVIMSYARDHGLIVFTNDLDFGTMLALNRAGCPSVVQVRTQNLRTNYLGPLLFPILRAYEIQLLDGALLVIDEAQSRIRLLPLRP